In Actinoplanes derwentensis, the following proteins share a genomic window:
- a CDS encoding ABC transporter permease, protein MTIALPRPEVRRLTLRRPRPGIAAAVIVLALVATAVVWPSLFAGDPLAADPLRVLEGPSAAHWFGTDQLGRDVFDRVVHGARHSLSIGVAATVIAVGAGILLGLLAGLTHRYADEALSRGFDALAAFPLVLLALLFIAIAGTGTTSLIVAIGIATLPHHARVVRAQTLVVRQAPYVTHAVAFGASRTRLVLRHVLPNVLGPIPVLAMIGLGEAVLIAAGLSFLGLGPQPPSPEWGAMLSEGRGYLHLAWWASLLPGAAVTATVISLTVIGRHLQGRFEGRHQ, encoded by the coding sequence ATGACCATCGCCCTGCCCCGGCCCGAGGTGCGCCGGCTGACCCTGCGACGGCCCCGTCCGGGGATCGCCGCTGCCGTGATCGTGCTGGCCCTGGTCGCGACCGCGGTGGTGTGGCCGTCGCTGTTCGCCGGTGACCCGCTCGCCGCCGACCCGCTGCGGGTGCTGGAGGGACCGTCGGCGGCGCACTGGTTCGGCACCGACCAGCTCGGCCGCGACGTCTTCGACCGGGTCGTGCACGGTGCCCGGCACTCGCTGAGCATCGGGGTGGCCGCCACCGTGATCGCCGTCGGCGCGGGCATCCTGCTCGGCCTGCTCGCCGGGCTCACCCACCGGTACGCCGACGAGGCCCTGAGCCGTGGCTTCGACGCCCTGGCCGCGTTTCCGCTGGTGCTGCTCGCGTTGCTGTTCATCGCGATCGCCGGAACCGGAACGACCAGTCTGATCGTGGCGATCGGCATCGCCACCCTTCCGCATCACGCCCGGGTGGTACGGGCGCAGACCCTGGTGGTGCGGCAGGCGCCGTATGTCACGCACGCTGTCGCGTTCGGAGCGTCGCGCACCCGCCTGGTGCTGCGGCACGTGCTGCCCAACGTACTCGGCCCGATCCCGGTCCTGGCGATGATCGGGCTCGGTGAGGCGGTCCTGATCGCGGCCGGGCTCAGCTTCCTCGGCCTCGGTCCGCAGCCGCCGTCCCCGGAATGGGGCGCGATGCTGTCGGAGGGCCGCGGCTATCTGCACCTCGCCTGGTGGGCGTCGTTGCTGCCGGGTGCGGCGGTGACGGCCACCGTCATCTCTCTCACCGTGATCGGCCGGCATCTGCAGGGCCGGTTCGAAGGGCGCCACCAATGA
- a CDS encoding ABC transporter permease, with amino-acid sequence MITAVARRVASGVIVLWAAATAAYLALLAAPGDIVDSIIGDGADTPQIRAQIIAEWHLDRPAIVQYLDYLFRAAQGDLGRSYLLQRPVGDVIGEQILPTVQLALAAAVVGVALALVLAVTTRNRWARRVSSTAELVIVSTPPFLIGIVLLSVFSFRFGMFPVSGDQGWAALVLPAVTLGLPIAGVLAQVLRDGIDRALDEPFTVTARARGLTERAVLVRHALRHALIPAVTLLGWLSGVLIGGSVIIEQVFGRPGLGQVTLQAVGNGDMPVVLAVVVLAAAAFVVINTAADLAYLLIDPRLRRS; translated from the coding sequence GTGATCACGGCGGTCGCGCGCCGGGTCGCCAGTGGAGTGATCGTGCTCTGGGCGGCGGCCACGGCGGCGTACCTCGCGCTGCTGGCCGCCCCCGGCGACATCGTGGACAGCATCATCGGCGACGGCGCCGACACCCCGCAGATCCGTGCCCAGATCATCGCCGAGTGGCACCTCGACCGGCCCGCGATCGTTCAGTACCTCGACTACCTGTTCCGGGCGGCCCAGGGGGATCTGGGCCGTTCCTACCTGCTGCAGCGCCCGGTCGGCGACGTGATCGGCGAGCAGATCCTGCCGACGGTCCAGCTCGCCCTGGCGGCTGCGGTCGTCGGGGTGGCTCTGGCGCTGGTGCTGGCGGTCACCACCCGGAACCGGTGGGCGCGCCGGGTCAGCTCGACCGCCGAGCTGGTCATCGTGTCCACGCCGCCGTTCCTGATCGGGATCGTGCTGCTGAGTGTCTTCTCGTTCCGGTTCGGGATGTTCCCGGTCTCCGGCGATCAGGGCTGGGCCGCTCTGGTCCTGCCGGCCGTGACGCTCGGGCTGCCGATCGCCGGGGTGCTGGCCCAGGTGCTGCGCGACGGCATCGACCGGGCTCTGGACGAGCCGTTCACGGTCACCGCCCGCGCGCGGGGCCTGACGGAACGAGCGGTCCTGGTCCGGCACGCGCTGCGGCACGCCCTGATTCCGGCGGTCACCCTGCTCGGCTGGCTGTCCGGCGTCCTGATCGGCGGTTCGGTGATCATCGAGCAGGTCTTCGGCCGTCCCGGCCTCGGCCAGGTCACGTTGCAGGCGGTCGGCAACGGCGACATGCCGGTCGTGCTGGCCGTCGTGGTCCTCGCGGCGGCCGCGTTCGTCGTCATCAACACCGCGGCCGACCTGGCCTACCTGCTCATCGACCCGCGCCTGCGAAGGAGCTGA
- a CDS encoding ABC transporter substrate-binding protein, giving the protein MRRIRPAVVVTALALVLTSACSPGSSGAGSAAAAGQPVSGGSLTWAIETEPITFNPHQYAQAKARLLVGNTFESLLTHDSQGGFVPWLATGYEVSADGKTYTFKLRTDVTFSDGTKFDAAAVKANLDQFRVEGYNPSVLAVQLRHLDSVEVVDPATVAFHLEQPDVLLLDFLSTPQGAQVSPKSLKEAKNLKFGGPELAGTGPFVLDRYTAGQEVHFVKNPDYDWAPSTAGHTGPAYLDEITYRFLKESSVRVGALTSGQVQIVEGVPATDEALITADSRLTLARGLNSGSAYSYYFNTANAPFDDVKVRRAFREAVDVDAVLNGVYRGRATRAWSVIGPTSPFYDKTLEKTYSGDTAKANRLLDEAGWATRDAEGFRTKGGKRLTVRLVQSAPFVRDRRDVLAQAVQAAVKQSAGINLDVALVDQGTAATALADGAYEVFDNSRADTDAGAALNLLLHSGGAINRTGLEDPALDGLLEQAQASSDQAKRVEAYRKVQKSTITDQALILPLYAPADQVAASTGVGGLGFEPTAGVPGNAYDVWLSK; this is encoded by the coding sequence ATGCGCCGTATCCGGCCGGCAGTCGTAGTCACCGCTCTCGCTCTCGTCCTCACCTCCGCCTGCTCGCCCGGTTCGTCCGGGGCGGGCAGTGCCGCCGCGGCCGGGCAGCCGGTCAGCGGCGGCTCGCTGACCTGGGCGATCGAGACCGAGCCGATCACCTTCAACCCCCATCAGTACGCGCAGGCCAAAGCCCGCCTGCTGGTCGGGAACACCTTCGAGTCGCTGCTCACCCACGACAGCCAGGGCGGTTTCGTGCCGTGGCTGGCCACCGGCTACGAGGTCTCAGCGGACGGAAAAACCTACACCTTCAAATTGCGTACGGACGTCACGTTCAGTGACGGCACGAAGTTCGACGCCGCGGCGGTGAAGGCCAACCTCGACCAGTTCCGGGTCGAGGGCTACAACCCGTCGGTGCTGGCCGTGCAGTTGCGTCACCTGGACTCCGTCGAGGTCGTCGACCCGGCCACCGTCGCTTTCCACCTCGAGCAGCCGGACGTGCTGCTGCTCGACTTCCTCTCCACCCCGCAGGGCGCGCAGGTCTCGCCGAAGTCGCTGAAGGAGGCGAAGAACCTCAAGTTCGGTGGCCCCGAGCTGGCCGGCACCGGCCCGTTCGTGCTGGACCGCTACACCGCCGGGCAGGAGGTGCACTTCGTCAAGAACCCGGACTACGACTGGGCGCCGTCGACCGCCGGGCACACCGGGCCGGCCTATCTCGACGAGATCACCTACCGCTTCCTGAAGGAGTCGTCGGTGCGGGTCGGGGCGCTGACCTCCGGCCAGGTCCAGATCGTCGAGGGGGTGCCGGCCACCGACGAGGCGCTGATCACCGCAGACAGCCGGTTGACGCTGGCGCGGGGGTTGAACTCCGGTTCGGCGTACTCGTACTACTTCAACACCGCCAACGCTCCCTTCGACGACGTCAAGGTCAGGCGGGCGTTCCGGGAGGCGGTCGACGTCGACGCGGTGCTCAACGGTGTCTACCGGGGCCGCGCGACCCGGGCGTGGAGTGTGATCGGGCCGACCAGCCCGTTCTACGACAAGACTCTGGAGAAGACCTACAGCGGGGACACCGCGAAGGCCAACCGGTTGCTGGACGAGGCAGGCTGGGCCACGCGCGACGCCGAGGGCTTCCGGACCAAGGGCGGAAAACGATTGACGGTACGACTGGTGCAGTCGGCGCCGTTCGTGCGGGACCGCCGCGACGTGCTGGCCCAGGCCGTGCAGGCCGCGGTGAAGCAGAGCGCCGGCATCAACCTGGACGTGGCCCTGGTCGACCAGGGCACCGCCGCCACGGCTCTGGCCGACGGCGCCTACGAGGTCTTCGACAACTCCCGCGCCGACACCGATGCCGGTGCCGCCCTGAACCTGCTGCTGCACTCCGGCGGCGCGATCAACCGGACCGGCCTCGAGGACCCGGCTCTGGACGGGCTCCTGGAGCAGGCGCAGGCCAGCAGTGACCAGGCGAAGCGGGTCGAGGCGTACCGGAAGGTGCAGAAGTCGACGATCACCGATCAGGCGCTGATCCTGCCGCTCTACGCCCCGGCCGACCAGGTCGCCGCGAGCACCGGCGTCGGCGGGCTCGGTTTCGAACCGACCGCCGGGGTTCCGGGTAACGCCTACGACGTCTGGTTGAGTAAGTGA
- a CDS encoding sulfatase-like hydrolase/transferase, whose amino-acid sequence MVCVPHDVQPTDLADPQQNPDSDKTPAPASPENSEPAAEVATPAPAPEQAPAPEPASEPASDTVEAALSETAPPETAPSESAPEVVEAVAVDPGDKIKTPGRVRRFLSSPWISHGLTVLACAMVLGALLYPNVLRRLTLGSFARIPIEAAVLMLVLVVLPRRPRIAVGSVAGVLLGWLMIQKSLDMGWFKTLARPFDVVLDWELFDDTYSFIRDSYGQLGAYAAAAGVVLGGAAAIAAMVWAVLRVADLLARHQRRSALAATGIASVWMLTLALGVQLVPGVPIAARTTATYAWDRAWQARAGLANEAAFADEVKVDAFRDTPPDQLLSALKGKDVIFTFVESYGRNAVEAPEFAEGTGAVLAEGDAKLKQAGFGARSGWLTSPTFGGNSWLAHSTLLSGLWINNQSRYRNLTASDRLTVTSAFKKANWDTLSVMPGATRAWPEGKFYGYNRVWDSRNLGYQGPKFSWAQMPDQYTLKKFTELEYAKPGREKLFVEIPLISSHTPWAPIPSFFPDWNQVGDGSIYSEVAAQGEQKADIWTSSEKVRTEYGRSIQYTLTTLIDWVQKYGDDDLVLVYLGDHQPSSVVTGDNASHDVPITLIAKDPAILDKIDSWGWADGLKPQPTTPVWQMNTFRDRFLTAYGAGEH is encoded by the coding sequence ATGGTCTGCGTTCCCCATGACGTGCAGCCGACAGACCTCGCCGATCCGCAGCAGAACCCGGATTCCGACAAAACCCCCGCTCCCGCTTCGCCCGAGAATTCGGAGCCCGCGGCGGAGGTCGCCACCCCTGCCCCCGCGCCGGAACAGGCCCCCGCGCCAGAGCCGGCATCGGAGCCGGCATCGGACACCGTCGAAGCTGCTCTTTCGGAAACCGCTCCTCCGGAAACCGCTCCTTCGGAAAGCGCTCCCGAGGTCGTCGAGGCCGTCGCCGTCGATCCCGGCGACAAGATCAAGACACCCGGCCGGGTACGACGATTCCTGAGCTCCCCGTGGATCTCCCACGGACTGACCGTCCTGGCATGCGCGATGGTGCTCGGCGCCCTGCTCTACCCGAACGTCCTGCGCCGGCTCACCCTCGGCAGCTTCGCCCGCATCCCGATCGAAGCCGCCGTCCTCATGCTGGTGCTGGTCGTGCTCCCCCGCCGCCCCCGCATCGCCGTCGGCTCCGTCGCCGGGGTACTGCTCGGCTGGCTGATGATCCAGAAGAGCCTCGACATGGGCTGGTTCAAGACCCTGGCCCGCCCGTTCGACGTGGTCCTCGACTGGGAACTGTTCGACGACACGTACAGCTTCATCCGCGACTCCTACGGCCAGCTCGGCGCGTACGCCGCCGCCGCCGGTGTCGTCCTCGGCGGGGCCGCCGCCATCGCCGCGATGGTCTGGGCCGTCCTGCGCGTCGCCGACCTGCTCGCCCGGCACCAGCGCCGCTCGGCCCTCGCCGCCACCGGCATCGCCTCGGTCTGGATGCTGACCCTCGCCCTCGGCGTGCAACTGGTCCCCGGTGTCCCGATCGCCGCCCGCACCACCGCCACCTACGCCTGGGACCGCGCCTGGCAGGCCCGCGCCGGCCTGGCCAACGAAGCCGCCTTCGCCGACGAGGTCAAGGTCGACGCCTTCCGCGACACCCCGCCCGACCAGCTGCTGAGCGCCCTCAAGGGCAAAGACGTCATCTTCACCTTCGTGGAGAGCTACGGCCGCAACGCCGTCGAGGCCCCCGAGTTCGCCGAAGGCACCGGCGCGGTCCTGGCCGAAGGCGACGCCAAACTGAAGCAGGCCGGGTTCGGCGCCCGCAGCGGCTGGCTCACCTCACCCACCTTCGGCGGCAACAGCTGGCTGGCCCACTCCACCCTGCTGTCCGGGCTGTGGATCAACAACCAGTCCCGCTACCGCAACCTGACCGCCAGCGACCGCCTCACCGTCACCAGCGCCTTCAAGAAGGCGAACTGGGACACCCTCAGCGTCATGCCCGGCGCCACCCGCGCCTGGCCGGAGGGCAAGTTCTACGGCTACAACCGGGTCTGGGACTCCCGCAACCTCGGCTACCAGGGCCCCAAGTTCAGCTGGGCGCAGATGCCCGACCAGTACACGCTGAAGAAGTTCACCGAACTCGAGTACGCCAAGCCCGGCCGCGAGAAGCTGTTCGTCGAGATCCCGCTGATCTCCAGCCACACCCCGTGGGCGCCGATCCCGTCGTTCTTCCCCGACTGGAACCAGGTCGGCGACGGCTCGATCTACAGCGAGGTCGCCGCCCAGGGCGAGCAGAAGGCCGACATCTGGACCAGCTCCGAGAAGGTCCGCACCGAGTACGGCCGGTCCATCCAGTACACCTTGACCACATTGATCGACTGGGTGCAGAAGTACGGCGACGACGACCTGGTCCTCGTCTACCTCGGCGACCACCAGCCGTCCAGCGTCGTCACCGGCGACAACGCCAGCCACGACGTACCGATCACCCTGATCGCCAAGGACCCGGCCATCCTGGACAAGATCGACTCGTGGGGCTGGGCCGACGGCCTCAAACCCCAGCCCACCACCCCGGTCTGGCAGATGAACACCTTCCGCGACCGTTTCCTGACCGCCTACGGCGCAGGCGAACACTGA
- a CDS encoding AMP-binding protein produces MGSYREAYQRSITDPAGFWQHAAEAIDWIDPPDRILDDSTAPIFRWFPGATLNTCHNALDRHVHSGRGDQPALIHDSPVTGITRTWSYRELRDEVAVFAGALRRLGVERGDRVVIYMAMVPEAVIAMLACARLGAVHSVVFGGFGARELAARIDDAQPRLVIASSCGIEGGFKGGFEGGIENGIEGGIEGRIKGRKVVRYQPMLDAALAESAHVVDWCVILQRPEAPADLVPGRDLSWADAVLDATPADCVPVAATDPLYILYTSGTTGRPKGVVRDNGGHAVALRWSMENIFGVRPGEVFWAASDVGWVVGHSYIVYGPLLAGATTILYEGKPVGTPDAGAFWRVIEQHRVSAMFTAPTAIRAIRKEDPEGELLSGRDVSCLRTLFLAGERLDPRTYEWAGDLLGIPIVDNWWQTETGWPIAASPRGLQELPTRPGSPSVPMPGYRVRVVDPYGVDVPAGVEGVIVLGLPLPPGCLPSLWRDDERYVRSYLSAFQGAYLTGDGGMFDADGYLYVLGRTDDVINVAGHRLSTGAMEEVLAEHPAVAECAVIGVGDLLKGQIPRGFVVLRAGVGTPPAVLEAELVARVRERIGAVAALRRVDVVAALPKTRSGKILRATMRDVADGREEPVPATIEDPAVLEALRPVLRTPR; encoded by the coding sequence ATGGGTTCGTATCGTGAGGCCTATCAGCGGAGCATCACCGACCCGGCCGGCTTCTGGCAGCATGCCGCCGAGGCCATCGACTGGATCGACCCTCCGGACCGGATCCTCGACGACAGCACCGCTCCGATCTTCCGCTGGTTCCCCGGCGCCACCCTCAACACCTGCCACAACGCCCTGGACCGGCACGTCCACAGTGGCCGGGGCGACCAGCCGGCGCTGATCCACGACAGCCCGGTCACCGGGATCACCCGCACCTGGTCCTATCGCGAACTCCGCGACGAGGTCGCCGTCTTCGCCGGTGCGCTGCGCCGTCTCGGGGTGGAACGCGGGGACCGGGTCGTGATCTACATGGCGATGGTGCCGGAGGCCGTGATCGCGATGCTGGCGTGTGCCCGCCTCGGTGCCGTGCACTCGGTGGTCTTCGGCGGGTTCGGGGCCCGGGAGCTTGCCGCCCGCATCGACGACGCCCAGCCCCGCCTGGTGATCGCCAGCTCATGCGGCATCGAGGGTGGCTTCAAGGGTGGCTTCGAGGGCGGCATCGAGAATGGCATCGAGGGCGGCATCGAGGGCCGCATCAAGGGCCGCAAGGTGGTGCGCTATCAGCCGATGCTCGACGCGGCCCTGGCCGAGTCGGCGCACGTCGTCGACTGGTGCGTGATCCTGCAACGGCCCGAGGCGCCCGCCGATCTGGTGCCGGGCCGCGATCTGAGCTGGGCGGACGCGGTGCTGGACGCGACCCCGGCGGACTGTGTGCCGGTGGCGGCGACCGATCCGCTCTACATCCTCTACACGTCCGGCACGACCGGACGGCCCAAAGGCGTGGTCCGCGACAACGGCGGCCATGCGGTGGCGTTGCGGTGGTCGATGGAGAACATCTTCGGCGTACGGCCGGGCGAGGTCTTCTGGGCCGCCTCCGACGTCGGCTGGGTGGTCGGCCACTCGTACATCGTGTACGGCCCGCTGCTGGCCGGGGCGACCACGATCCTGTACGAGGGCAAGCCGGTCGGCACTCCGGACGCGGGCGCTTTCTGGCGGGTGATCGAGCAGCACCGGGTGTCGGCGATGTTCACCGCGCCGACCGCGATCCGGGCGATCCGCAAGGAGGATCCGGAGGGCGAACTGCTGTCCGGCCGGGACGTGAGCTGTCTGCGTACGCTGTTCCTGGCGGGGGAGAGACTGGACCCGCGGACGTATGAGTGGGCCGGTGACCTGCTCGGCATCCCGATCGTCGACAACTGGTGGCAGACCGAGACGGGCTGGCCGATCGCCGCGAGCCCCCGCGGTCTGCAGGAGTTGCCGACCCGGCCGGGCTCGCCGTCGGTGCCGATGCCGGGTTACCGGGTGCGGGTGGTCGACCCGTACGGGGTGGACGTGCCGGCCGGGGTGGAGGGCGTCATCGTGCTCGGGCTGCCGTTGCCGCCGGGTTGTCTGCCGTCGTTGTGGCGGGACGACGAGCGGTATGTGCGGTCGTATCTGTCGGCGTTCCAGGGTGCCTACCTGACCGGGGACGGCGGGATGTTCGACGCCGACGGTTATCTGTACGTGCTGGGCCGCACCGATGACGTGATCAACGTGGCCGGGCACCGGCTGTCGACGGGTGCGATGGAGGAGGTGCTGGCCGAGCATCCGGCGGTCGCCGAGTGTGCCGTGATCGGGGTCGGTGACCTGCTGAAAGGGCAGATTCCCCGGGGGTTCGTGGTGCTGCGGGCCGGGGTGGGCACGCCGCCGGCGGTACTGGAGGCGGAACTGGTCGCCCGGGTCCGTGAACGGATCGGCGCGGTGGCCGCCCTGCGCCGGGTCGACGTGGTGGCGGCACTCCCGAAGACCCGATCCGGCAAGATCCTGCGCGCCACGATGCGCGATGTCGCCGACGGCCGCGAGGAGCCGGTCCCCGCGACGATCGAGGACCCGGCCGTCTTGGAGGCGCTGCGCCCGGTGTTGCGGACACCACGCTGA
- a CDS encoding TetR/AcrR family transcriptional regulator has product MSVEAVRRRRLEPDARREQILSVAIRLFGAKPYAEVSTTDVARDAGVARGLVNHYFGTKKDLYLEVVRIMLTVPEVAFEQLPQGELPERAAFIVNWFLDVVSRHSTSWLAATGAGGMADAEVHEVIAEAVDHAATGVLRALGSDDPSPALRAMTRSYVGLAIWTAQEWLQRGVLTRDQVHSLLTVSLIAMVERVFPQAS; this is encoded by the coding sequence GTGAGTGTGGAGGCCGTGCGCCGGCGGCGGCTGGAACCGGATGCCCGGCGTGAACAGATCCTGTCGGTGGCGATCCGCTTGTTCGGGGCGAAACCGTACGCCGAGGTGTCCACGACCGATGTGGCGCGCGACGCCGGAGTGGCGCGAGGGCTCGTCAACCACTACTTCGGGACAAAAAAGGACTTATACCTCGAAGTGGTAAGGATAATGCTTACCGTGCCGGAAGTCGCCTTCGAGCAGCTTCCCCAGGGCGAACTGCCCGAACGGGCCGCTTTCATCGTGAACTGGTTCCTGGACGTCGTCTCCCGGCACAGCACCTCCTGGCTAGCGGCCACCGGGGCCGGTGGGATGGCTGATGCCGAGGTGCACGAAGTGATCGCCGAGGCGGTTGATCACGCTGCGACGGGAGTGCTGCGTGCGCTCGGGAGTGACGATCCGTCTCCGGCGCTGCGGGCGATGACCCGGTCGTACGTCGGGCTGGCCATCTGGACGGCGCAGGAGTGGCTGCAGCGGGGGGTGCTGACCCGGGATCAGGTGCATTCGCTGCTCACCGTGTCGCTGATCGCGATGGTGGAACGGGTGTTCCCGCAAGCTTCCTGA
- a CDS encoding acyl-CoA dehydrogenase family protein: MPTPGLDGYVEPWRKPEHDDLADLARTFFTKEVLPHAARLEQQGHPDREHYRRAGELGLLGLSIPEDFGGGGGDFTHEATLLHEQTLAGEGSLGIAVHSGIVTGYINDYGTDEQKRRWLPGLVSGELIGAIGMTEPDGGSDVQSIRTKAVRDGDDYVVSGSKTFITNGILADLLVLAVKTDTSARAHGISLLVCELTGDPDGFRRGRKIEKIGLHSNDTAELFFDDFRVPAANLLGTEGSGFIQMMRQLPQERLVIGVGAVAAMQRALELATAYAKERTAFGKPLIGHQNTRMVLSEVATRTRVSRVFLDDCIQRHTRGELDVSTAAMAKLYLTEGQCEVVDRCLQIFGGYGYTTEYPISKMYADARVQKIYGGTNEIMKELISRAL; this comes from the coding sequence ATGCCGACGCCTGGACTGGACGGTTACGTCGAACCGTGGCGCAAGCCGGAACACGACGACCTCGCCGACCTCGCCCGCACCTTCTTCACCAAGGAGGTGCTTCCGCACGCCGCGCGCCTCGAACAACAGGGGCACCCGGACCGGGAGCACTACCGCCGGGCCGGCGAGCTGGGCCTGCTCGGGCTCTCGATCCCGGAGGACTTCGGCGGCGGGGGCGGCGACTTCACCCACGAGGCCACGCTGTTACACGAACAGACCCTGGCCGGCGAGGGTAGCCTCGGGATCGCCGTGCACAGCGGCATCGTCACCGGATACATCAACGACTACGGCACCGACGAGCAGAAGCGGCGCTGGCTGCCCGGCCTGGTCAGCGGCGAGCTGATCGGCGCGATCGGGATGACCGAACCGGACGGCGGCTCGGACGTCCAGTCGATCCGGACGAAAGCCGTCCGCGACGGCGACGACTATGTGGTCTCCGGTTCGAAGACGTTCATCACCAACGGAATCCTTGCGGACCTGTTGGTCCTGGCGGTGAAGACCGACACGTCCGCACGCGCGCACGGCATCTCCCTGCTGGTCTGCGAACTGACCGGCGACCCCGACGGTTTCCGCCGCGGCCGCAAGATCGAGAAGATCGGCTTGCACTCGAACGACACGGCCGAACTGTTCTTCGACGACTTCCGGGTGCCGGCCGCCAACCTGCTGGGCACCGAGGGCTCCGGATTCATCCAGATGATGCGACAGCTCCCCCAGGAGCGCCTGGTCATCGGGGTCGGCGCGGTCGCCGCCATGCAGCGGGCCCTGGAGCTGGCGACCGCCTACGCCAAGGAACGCACCGCTTTCGGCAAGCCGCTGATCGGTCACCAGAACACCCGGATGGTCCTGTCCGAGGTGGCGACCAGAACCCGGGTGTCGAGGGTGTTCCTGGACGACTGCATCCAACGGCACACCCGTGGTGAGCTGGACGTGTCCACCGCCGCGATGGCCAAGCTGTACCTCACCGAGGGCCAGTGCGAGGTAGTGGACCGCTGCCTGCAGATCTTCGGCGGCTACGGCTACACCACCGAGTACCCGATCTCGAAGATGTACGCGGACGCCCGAGTCCAGAAGATCTACGGCGGCACCAACGAGATCATGAAGGAGCTGATCTCCCGTGCCCTCTGA
- a CDS encoding CaiB/BaiF CoA transferase family protein — translation MTALSGIRVVELAGLAPAPFGCMILADLGADVILVDRPGGTGPVGPLQRGRRRITLDLKSDDGRDQLLSLIAKADVLVEGYRPGVAERLGFGPEDCEKINPRLVYARMTGWGQDGPLANRAGHDINYIAIAGALEPIGRPGERPHAPLNLLADFAGGGMLLAVGVLAALLERASSGRGQVVDTSMVDGSSMLMTFLHGFLADGKWPGGRGANLLDGGAPFYDTYETADGGFVAVGSLEPQFYAALLQGLGLNDDPDLPAQFDFAAWPELRRRFTERFHQKTRAEWEAIFEGRDACVSPVLSPTEAPSHPHNAARSAFIEVDGVTQPAPAPRFTRTRSETPPPMRLATVAEVLTTWS, via the coding sequence ATGACAGCGCTCAGCGGCATCCGCGTCGTCGAACTCGCCGGCCTGGCCCCGGCCCCGTTCGGCTGCATGATCCTCGCCGATTTGGGCGCCGACGTGATCCTGGTGGACCGCCCCGGCGGCACCGGACCGGTCGGTCCCCTGCAACGCGGCCGCCGCCGGATCACTCTCGACCTGAAATCCGACGACGGCAGAGATCAGCTGCTCAGCCTGATCGCGAAGGCCGACGTCCTGGTCGAGGGCTACCGCCCCGGGGTAGCCGAACGGCTCGGCTTCGGCCCGGAGGACTGCGAAAAGATCAACCCCCGGCTGGTGTACGCCCGGATGACCGGCTGGGGCCAGGACGGCCCACTGGCGAACCGGGCCGGTCACGACATCAACTACATCGCGATCGCCGGAGCCCTGGAGCCGATCGGCCGACCCGGCGAACGCCCACACGCCCCCCTCAACCTGCTGGCCGATTTCGCCGGCGGCGGCATGCTACTGGCAGTCGGCGTACTGGCCGCTCTACTGGAACGAGCAAGTTCCGGCCGCGGTCAAGTCGTCGACACGTCAATGGTTGACGGCTCGTCAATGTTGATGACGTTCCTGCACGGCTTCTTGGCGGACGGCAAGTGGCCCGGCGGCCGAGGCGCGAACCTGCTCGACGGCGGCGCCCCGTTCTACGACACTTACGAGACCGCCGACGGCGGTTTCGTGGCGGTAGGTTCGCTGGAGCCACAGTTCTACGCGGCCCTGTTGCAGGGCCTAGGCCTGAACGACGACCCGGACCTGCCGGCCCAGTTCGATTTCGCGGCCTGGCCGGAGTTACGCCGCCGCTTCACCGAACGATTCCACCAGAAGACGCGCGCCGAATGGGAAGCGATATTCGAGGGCCGCGACGCGTGCGTGAGCCCGGTGCTGTCCCCGACCGAGGCGCCATCCCACCCTCACAACGCGGCAAGGTCAGCGTTCATCGAGGTGGACGGCGTGACACAGCCCGCACCAGCCCCACGCTTCACCCGCACCAGAAGCGAAACCCCGCCCCCCATGCGACTGGCAACCGTAGCCGAGGTCCTAACCACCTGGTCCTAG